Proteins from a genomic interval of Lolium perenne isolate Kyuss_39 chromosome 1, Kyuss_2.0, whole genome shotgun sequence:
- the LOC127348375 gene encoding transport inhibitor response 1-like protein Os05g0150500: MGRAGGPAAPPWHSLPDEVWEHAFSFLPADADRGAAACACHGWLRAERRSRRRLVVPNCYATDPRDAVDRFPSVRAAEVKGKPHFADFGLLPPSWGAYAAPWVAAAADGWPLLEELSFKRMFVTDECLEMIASSFRNFQVLRLNSCEGFTTAGLAAITEGCRNLKELDLQENYIDDCSSHWLSNFPECYTSLEALNFSCLHGEVNFTVLERLVSRCRNLKTLKLNNAIPLDNVASLLRKAPQIIELGTGKFSADYHPDLFAKVEAAFAGCTSLRRLSGTWDAVPDYLPAFYCVCEGLTSLNLSYATVQGPELIKFISRCKNLLQLWVMDLIEDHGLSVVASSCSKLQELRVFPSDPFGHNGGQVFLTERGLVDVSASCPKLESVLYFCSRMTNEALVMIAKNRPNFTCFRLALLEPRSPDYITRQPLDAGFSAIVESCKGLRRLSMSGLLTDLVFKSIGAHADRLEMLSLAFAGDSDLGLNDILSGCKSLKKLEIRDCPFGDKALLANAAKLETMRSLWMNSCSLTVGGCRLLALKMPHLTVEIINDPGETCPVESLPFDSPVEKLYVYRTLAGPRSDTPDCVQIV; this comes from the exons ATGGGCCGCGCCGGCGGCCCCGCCGCGCCCCCGTGGCACTCTCTCCCGGACGAGGTCTGGGAGCACGCCTTCTCCTTCCTCCCCGCTGACGCCGACCGCGGCGCCGCCGCCTGCGCCTGCCACGGCTGGCTCCGCGCCGAGCGCcgctcccgccgccgcctcgtcgTGCCCAACTGCTACGCCACCGACCCGCGCGACGCCGTCGACAGGTTCCCCTCCGTCCGCGCCGCCGAGGTCAAGGGCAAGCCGCACTTCGCCGACTTCGGCCTCCTGCCGCCCTCATGGGGCGCCTATGCCGCGCCctgggtcgccgccgccgccgacggatGGCCGCTGCTCGAGGAGCTTAGCTTCAAGCGCATGTTCGTCACCGACGAGTGCCTTGAGATGATCGCGTCATCCTTCAGGAACTTCCAGGTCCTGCGACTAAACTCGTGCGAGGGATTCACCACCGCCGGACTCGCCGCCATTACCGAAGGCTGCAG AAATTTAAAAGAACTTGACCTGCAAGAGAACTACATTGATGATTGTTCAAGTCATTGGCTCAGCAACTTTCCAGAATGCTATACTTCTCTGGAAGCTCTGAATTTTTCATGCTTACACGGGGAGGTCAATTTCACTGTACTTGAGAGGCTAGTAAGCAGATGCCGCAACCTCAAGACTCTGAAGCTCAACAATGCAATCCCTCTTGACAATGTTGCTAGCCTGCTTCGTAAGGCTCCGCAAATAATAGAACTCGGAACTGGCAAATTCTCTGCGGACTATCATCCAGATCTTTTTGCAAAGGTTGAAGCAGCATTTGCAGGTTGTACAAGCCTTAGAAGGCTTTCTGGGACTTGGGATGCTGTTCCAGATTACCTGCCAGCATTCTATTGTGTATGTGAAGGCCTCACATCTCTTAATCTGAGTTATGCCACCGTGCAAGGCCCTGAGCTCATCAAATTCATTAGCAGATGCAAGAATCTGCTGCAGTTATGG GTGATGGACCTCATTGAGGACCATGGTCTATCTGTTGTGGCATCAAGTTGCAGTAAACTGCAAGAGTTGCGGGTCTTCCCTTCCGATCCTTTTGGTCATAACGGCGGGCAAGTTTTCTTGACCGAAAGAGGTCTtgttgatgtttctgccagttgTCCCAAATTGGAGTCAGTTCTTTACTTCTGCAGCCGGATGACGAATGAGGCTCTTGTTATGATTGCAAAGAACCGTCCAAACTTCACTTGCTTCCGCTTAGCCCTCCTTGAGCCCCGTTCTCCGGATTACATCACACGGCAGCCTCTTGATGCTGGTTTCAGTGCCATTGTTGAATCATGCAAGGGGCTTAGGCGCCTCTCTATGTCTGGTCTTCTCACAGATCTTGTATTCAAATCAATCGGTGCACATGCTGATCGTCTTGAGATGCTATCACTCGCATTTGCTGGAGACAGCGATCTAGGCCTGAATGACATCCTCTCTGGCTGCAAGAGCCTGAAGAAGCTAGAGATCAGGGACTGCCCGTTTGGGGATAAAGCGTTGCTGGCAAATGCTGCCAAGCTGGAGACAATGCGATCCCTTTGGATGAACTCGTGCTCGTTGACCGTGGGCGGGTGCCGACTGCTTGCACTCAAGATGCCTCACCTTACTGTGGAGATAATAAACGATCCTGGAGAGACATGTCCAGTGGAGTCACTCCCGTTTGATAGCCCTGTCGAGAAATTGTATGTCTACCGGACTCTTGCAGGTCCAAGATCTGACACACCAGACTGTGTCCAGATTGTTTAG